One region of Agrobacterium tumefaciens genomic DNA includes:
- the rutA gene encoding pyrimidine utilization protein A — protein MEVGVFIPIGNNGWLLSENAPQYKPSFDLNKEITLKAEKYGFDFALSMIKLRGFGGKTEFWDYNLESFTLMAGLAAVTSKIKLFGTAATLVMPPAIVARMATTIDSISGGRFGINLITGWQRPEYSQMGLWPGDDYFGDRYEYLGEYTSVLKELLTEGQSDFKGKFFQMDDCRMKPVPQGDVKLICAGSSNSGMAFSAKFADYSFCFGVGVNTPKAFAPTNERLLAATEKSGREVKSVVLTMILAEEKSEDAWAKWEHYKAGADEDAIKWLGLQSSVDTKSGSDTNVRHMSNPVSAVNINMGTLIGSYEEVAAMLDEMSEVPGTGGVMLTFDDFLEGVEKFGKYVQPLMKSRQHVLAELEAAE, from the coding sequence CACGCTGAAGGCGGAAAAGTACGGCTTCGATTTCGCGCTGTCGATGATCAAGCTGCGCGGCTTTGGCGGCAAGACCGAGTTCTGGGACTATAATCTGGAATCCTTCACCCTGATGGCGGGCCTCGCCGCCGTGACCTCCAAGATCAAGCTGTTCGGCACCGCCGCCACGCTGGTCATGCCGCCGGCCATCGTTGCGCGCATGGCGACCACGATCGATTCCATTTCCGGCGGGCGTTTCGGCATCAACCTGATTACCGGCTGGCAGCGTCCTGAATACAGCCAGATGGGGCTTTGGCCGGGCGACGATTATTTCGGTGATCGCTATGAATATCTCGGCGAATATACCTCCGTGCTGAAGGAACTACTGACGGAAGGGCAGTCGGACTTCAAGGGCAAGTTCTTCCAGATGGATGATTGCCGCATGAAGCCGGTGCCGCAGGGGGATGTGAAGCTCATCTGCGCCGGTTCCTCCAATTCCGGCATGGCGTTCTCTGCCAAATTCGCCGATTACAGCTTCTGCTTCGGCGTCGGCGTCAATACGCCAAAGGCTTTTGCACCCACCAATGAGCGACTTCTGGCGGCAACGGAAAAGTCTGGTCGCGAGGTTAAATCCGTGGTTCTGACCATGATCCTCGCGGAAGAAAAATCCGAGGATGCCTGGGCGAAGTGGGAGCATTACAAGGCGGGCGCGGATGAGGACGCGATCAAGTGGCTCGGCCTGCAGAGTTCTGTCGACACCAAGTCCGGCTCTGATACCAATGTCCGGCACATGTCCAATCCCGTCTCGGCGGTCAACATCAACATGGGAACGCTGATTGGCTCCTATGAGGAAGTAGCGGCGATGCTGGATGAAATGAGCGAAGTGCCGGGAACGGGTGGCGTGATGCTGACCTTTGACGATTTTCTCGAAGGCGTCGAAAAATTCGGCAAATATGTACAGCCGCTGATGAAGAGCCGCCAGCATGTGCTGGCCGAACTGGAGGCAGCGGAATGA